From the Acidimicrobiales bacterium genome, the window GAAGCGACAGGTGCGAGATCACGGGCGAGCCGCCAGACCGTGCCCACGCTCGATGGCGTCGGCCAGCTTCTCGGTGCCCTCGGGCGACACGTTCGCCCATCGTGCGGGGTCCCACACTTCGATCCGACGCAGCGCGCCGGTCACCACGACCGCCCGGTCGAGACCGGCGATCTCGCGAAGGTGCGGCAGCAGGCGCACACGGCCCTGAGCATCGGGCACGACCTCGTCGGCCTGGCTCGCGAATGCCCGTAGCGCGTTGACGTTCACTTCGCCGGCAGCCACTCGCTCCTCGAGCGCATCGGCCATCCGGTCGAACTCGGCTGCCGGGAGAATCGCCAGGCAGTGGTCGAGCGGCGTCACGAACGCCCCTTCGGCCAACTTCGCACGAAACGAGGCCGGAAGGATGAGGCGACCCTTGTCGTCGAGCGTGTGCTCGAAGTTCCCGACGAATCGTGCGTTGCTTCCCGACATCGTCGCCACTGTGGTCCCCCTTTCCCCTCGGCACTCCCTGGCCCTCCATGTCGCTCCACACTACTCCCATTCACACCACATTCGCAAGCGTTTCCTCCACAGGGAGCGCGAACGAACGCACGTTCGGTGACATTCGCGCCCGCGGCGCGTCGCGGCCTGCGGTCGACCACGCAAGGTGTGAACCCCGGTCCGGGGCCGGATTCAGCGCAGACGAGCGAGCGCGTGGTCGACCGCGGCGACCACGTCGCGGCCGCCGATCCCGGCAACCCGGTCACGCCACGACCCACCGGCGAGCCCCGAGCCGGGGAGCGTCAACAGGCCGAACGTCGCCTCGGCGTCCCACCGACGATGGACGAGACACTGGAAGCGGGCCCACTCCCGCGTGCGCCGCTGGCTGATCCCGACCAGCTTCCGGCCCTCTGCCGTCACCTCTCCGGGGCCGAGGCCGGCGAAGCACACGTGCGGCGACCAGCTGGTCGACTCCATCGGACCGTGATGGGCCTCGAGCCCGATGATCCCGAGCCCGTCCAGGGCGTCGACCCACACCTCGGCGAGCCAGTCGGCGGCCCTGCTCACGTCGTCGACCCACAGCGGATCGCCTGCCGGAAGCCAGACATCGAGCCACACGTGCTCGTCGGGCACGAGGAGCACCGCTCCCCCGCCGCTGCGTCGACGCACCACCGAGATCCCACGCGATGCCGCGACGGCGGTGTCGACGTCACCCTCCGACTGGCTGCTCCCGAGCGCGACCGCGGGCGCATCGACGACCATCTCCTGCACGGTGCGCCGCCGGACCGACGGCGGTGTCGTCTCGTGCAGAACGGAGGCGGGACCGTGCCTCGTCTCCCATGTGAACACGGCCGCGGACGTCACGCGCTCCGACGGTCTGCGGTGAGGTACCGCGCCCACACATGCGGCACGGAGCCTGCGGCCACCTCGATCCATGTGCTCGGTGGCGGTGGCCCGGGCCGGCGGGTGAGCCGCATGGTGGTCTCCCCGAGGAGACGATCACGCTTGGTCCCGTTGCAGCGATGGCAGGCGGCGACGACATTGTCCCAGGTGTGCCCCCCACCACGACTGCGCGGCACCACATGGTCGACCGTCTCGGCGTGGACACCGCAGTACTGGCAGGTGTGCGCATCCCGCACGAGCACGCCACGACGGTTGGGAGCACGATGCGTCGGGTACGGCACGTGGACATAGCGGCTCAGACGCACCACCGACGGCTCGTCGAGCGCGAGACGTTCGGAGCGGATGCGCCGACCCGAGGCGTGGAGCAACTCGACCTTCTCGGCGAGGATCAGACACACCGCTCGGCGCGTGGGCACGACCGACAGCGGCTCGAACGTCGCATTGAGAACGAGTACCCCGGCCATCCGCAGAACCTACCGAACCGAGCGACGCCGGTTCTCGGCTTTGCACCACGACAACCAGGCGATCAGATCGTCGGGTTCGAGTGGATGGGCGGGATCGCCGTATTGCGTGGTTGCCCGAAACGCGAGCATCGCAGGATCGGGCACGGGAAGGAAGGGCCGGCGTCGCCACCAGCCGTCGGGGATCATCCGCCGGAACTGGACGAGAGCGGTGACCCAGAGGCCGGGTTCGCGCACGACGGCGGCGGCGGCCCGGCGAACCTCACCCATCGATCGTCGCATCCGTCTCGTTGCCCAGCACATCGATGCCCAGGCCGACGAAGCCGACCGCCGCCGCCCCCACCAGTGGCCCGTCGGCGCCGAGCGCGGCCGGCCGGATCACGGTGCCCATCGAGTGCTGAAGTGTCGCAACTCGATCGATCTCCGCCTGCGCCGCGGCGAAGAAGATCTCGCCATAGCCGAGGGCGACCGAACCGGCGACCACGGCGAGTTGGAGGTCGAGCAGGTTCGCGACCGAACCGACCGCTCGGCCGACCATCGTGCCGGCGCGGATCCGTTCGTCGTCGTCGGCCTCCTCGGCGGGCGCACCGGTTCGAAAGGCGATACCCGTCCCGCTCGCCTCGGCCTCGAGCACGCCCTGCACGTGGCCGGGCAGCGACGTGCCGTTCGGCTCCACCACCATGTGACCGATGTGACCGGCATTGCCCTCGTTGCCATCGAGGAGGCGACCATCGAGCACGATGCCGCCACCCACACCGGTCGAGACGACCATCCCGATGTAGTTGCGCACGCCCCGCGCCGCGCCCTTCCAGCCCTCGGCCAGTGCCAGTGCCTTCGCGTCGTTGTCGACGAAGGTCGGGAGTCCGGTGAGGTCGGCGATCCGACCGTGGAGGGGAAAGTCCCGCCAGGCGGTGATGTTGAGCGGCGACACCGCCACGCCGCCCGCCCGCATCGGACCCCCGGACCCGACGCCGCACACGTCGACACCCGAGAGGTCGATTCCGGCGATCAGCCCGGCCAGACGGTCGAACAACTCCTCGCCGTCGGTGGCACCGGTCGACGCGACCCGCGCCCGGTCGCGTACCCGTCCGTCGATCCCGACTAGGGCCACCTCGAACTTGGTGCCTCCGATGTCGATCGCGAGCGCGGTGTCGGGAACGTCTGCTGCCACCCGCTCAACATACGGCCTCACGCCATCGCGGTGGTGTCCCGCCGCCCGCACCACCACGATTCGTCCTACGCTCTACGCCGACACGACCGCGTGCGGAGGCTCTGTGACGACAACCGATGAACACCCCGAGGCGGCCCGGGGCGGCCACGCGACCTCCCACGGCGCCTGCGAAGGGTTCGCCGAACGGTTCACATCGATTCGTCACAACGTCGAACGCGTCGTGCGGGGAAAGACCGACGTGATCCACCTGATGGTGCTCGCGCTCGTGTGCGACGGGCATGTGTTGGTCGAGGATGTGCCCGGCGTGGGGAAGACCAGCCTGGGAAAGGCGTTGGCCCGCAGCGTCGACGGCAAGTTCGGCCGCGTGCAGTTCACCCCCGACCTCCTGCCGACCGACGTCACCGGGGTGTCGGTGTGGAATCGTTCGCAGGACGCGTTCGAGTTCCGTCCCGGCCCGATCTTCTCCGATGTCCTGCTCGCCGACGAGATCAATCGGGCCTCGCCGAAGACCCAGTCGGCCCTGCTCGAGGCGATGGCCGAGCGACAGGTCACCTCCGACGGCGTGACCCACCTCCTCGGATCACCGTTCATGGTCATCGCCACACAGAACCCGATCGAGCACGAGGGCACGTATGCATTGCCCGAAGCCCAACTCGATCGGTTCCTGATGCGGCTCAGCATCGGCTATCCCGCCCGCGAGGCCGAGGCGACCATTCTCGAATCCCAGGGCGGGACCACACATCTTGCCGACACGCTTCCGCCGGTCGTGACCGCAGCAGAAGTTTGCGAGATGTCGGAGTCGGTCGAGAACGTCTATGTCGCTCCGGCGTTGCGTTCGTACCTGCTCGACCTCGCCGAGGCGACCCGTCGGCACGGCTCATTGTCGCTCGGCCTCTCCCCGCGCGGGGTACTCGCCCTTCAGCGCGTGGCCCGGGCCCAGGCCGCGTCGCAGGGGCGGACCTATGCGACACCCGACGACGTGAAGGCACTCGCTCGCGTCGTGATGCCGCACCGCCTCCTCGTGACCCCGGAGGTCCGCATGCGCGGTGTGAAACCCTCCGACATCGTCGCCGAGATTCTCGACGGCGTGCCCGTGCCGCGGCCCGAGTCGAGCTGACATGCCGACCCGGGCCGGCTGGGGGGTGCTGACCGCGGGGATCGTGATGCTCCTCGCGGGCCGCATCGTCGGCGGGCTCGAATTCATGGTTCCGGGCGCTGCCGCGATCCTCGCGGTGGTCGGGGCCGTCGTGGTGCGGCGCCTCCGCCCGTCCCGCATCGCGATCGCGAAGCAGCTCACCCCGCCGCGCGTGCCGGCGGGCGACCCGGCCCGCGTCGATCTCGAGATCATCAATCGCTCGAAGCATCGGTCACCCTTGCTGCGGCTCCACGACGAGGTCACCGGCACCCGCGGCGTCCAGCTCTCCATCGCCTCCCTGCCCGGCGAGGGATCGGCCCGGGGCGCCTACCGGCTGCCGACGACCCGCCGGGGGGTTCTCGCATTGGGACCGACCCGGATCGACGACGTCGACCCGCTCGGCCTGGCCCGACGATCACACGTGCTCGAGTCGACGGTTCGCCTGATCGTGCACCCGCTGATCGAGGCGATTCCCGTCCGCCGGGTGCCGTCCGGCGACGACCCTCTGCTCGGCGAAGAACTCCGGCGCTCGTTGGGCCTGAGTGACGAAGAGTTCGACGGACTCCGCCCGTACTCCCCGGGCGACGACCTTCGCCGGATCCACTGGGCCTCGTCGGCACGGCAGGACGAGCTGCAGGTTCGTCAGTTCCGACCGCCGCGCCACGGGCGACTGACGGTCGCGATCGACACCCGCCCGCCGGGCGACTCGCCCGAGGCACTCGACATCACCACCTCGATCGCCGCGTCGATCACTGCCTCGGTGCTCGCGGCGGGCGACGCCACCCGGGTCGAGACCACCGATGGCCGATCGACTCCCCTCGTCCACGGCAACGCCCAGCTCGATCACATCCTCGAGTTCCTGGCCCTGCTCGAGGACGGCAGCCCCACGGTCCATCCGGCGGTGCCGACCGATGCCGGGACCGTCGTGGTCGTCACCACCGACGCCACGATCGCCGCCGACCGGGCCGCCCGCCAGACGTTGGCCCAACGGCTCCGGGCCCGAATCGTGATCACGTGCGATGCCACGGCGTGGGGTTCGGCGGACACCGGCCACTCGTCGGGCGACTGGATCCATCTCACCGGCCCCGGCCAGCTCGCCGCGCTCTGGCGACTCGAGCACCACCGCAGCGCGGCCACCCTCTGATGTCGCTGCGTCGCAACGTTCTCCTCGCCGCCGAGATCGCCCTGGTCGCCTTGACGATCGTCGCCTCGATCTCGCTCGAGCGGCTGTTCGCCGACACGTCGTTCCTGCGCGACCTGCTGATCCTCGCGGTCGGCTCCCATACCGTCGCCGCCGTTTGCCGTCGGGCCCAGCTGTCGATGATCTGGGCGACGGTGATCAGCGGCCTCTCGCTGGTCGTGCTCGCGACGGCGGTCTTCTATCCCGACAACTCGGCGCTCGTGTTCCCGACGGCGGAGACGCTGCGCCTGCTCGGCGACGATCTTCGCGAGGCCTGGCGGGTCTTCGGCGAAGACGCCGCCCCGGTACCGCCGCTGCGGGGGTTCCTCGTGACCACGTCGGTGCTCACCTGGTACGGCGTGTTCCTCGCCGACTGGGCCGCGTTTCGGCTGCGCTCGCCGCTGGAGGCCGTGGCGCCGGCCACGGCATTGTTCGTCTTCGCGTCGCTGATGGGCGTCGACCGCAACGAGATCGCCCACGGCATGCTCTTCGCCGGCGGAGTGTTGGCGGTGTTGCTCACCATGCGGGCGGAGCGGCAGGTCCGTGAGGAGGTGTGGGTCGCCGGCGGAGCCTCCGCCGGCGTGCAGTCGACGCTGCGGATCGGCGGGGCCGCCGGCGTCGTCGTCGTGATCCTCGCCGCCCTCGTCGCACCGCAGGTCCCGGGGGCGACGGCGCAACCCCTCATCGACATCACCAGCATCAATGACGGCCCGGAGACCCGCTCGGTGTTGAGCCCGCTCGTCGAGGTTTCCGCGTCATTGGTGAACCAGCGTGACGTCGAGCTGTTCTCGGTGCGGGTCGACCGCGACCGACAGGACTACTGGCGCATGATGGCGCTCACGAGATTCGAGGACGAGATCTGGCGCCGGAGCTCGAACTTCGACGAGGCCCGTGGTGCCGTCGACAGCAACATCGATGCGACCGTCCCGACCAACCCGGTGATCCAGGAGTTCACGATCACCGGACTCGGCAACATCTATCTGCCGGCCGCCTACGAACTGAGCGAGGTCATCGACAACGGCGGCATCGACCTCGAGTACGAAGTGGCCACCGGCGCCCTCGTGGTCGAGCGGGGGCTCGACCAGATTCCCCGGGGTCTCACCTACACCGTCGAGTCACAGGTCCCCGACTACTCCCCCGGCGATCTTCCGGCCGACGCCACCGAGGGGCTGAGCCGGGGCTTCGTCGAGGAGCACACCCAACTCCCGCCATCGTGCGCCACCGGCGAGTCGACGCTCGACACGGGGTGCTGGCCGACCGAGGTGAGTGATCTGGCCGCCGAGATCGTGGCGGACGCCACCACCGACTACGAGCGGGTGCGTGCCCTCCAGAGCTTCTTCCTCGACCCGGCCCGCTTCACCTACGACATCGACGTGGCGTTGCGTCACGACATCAACTCCATGACCGAGTTCCTCGACCGCGGGCGCGGCTATTGCGAACAGTTCGCCTCCACGTTCGCGGCGATGGCCCGCTCCCTGGGGATCCCGTCCCGCGTGGCGGTCGGGTTCACGTGGGGCGAGTGGAGCCCCACCCGCAACGAGTTCGTGGTGCGGGGGGAGCACGCCCACGCGTGGCCCGAGATCTACTTCGCCGGTGTCGGCTGGGTGATCTTCGATCCGACACCCGGTCGCAGCCGCGGCCTCGACGGCGACATCACCGGCCTCGACACGCCCCAGCAGACGGGCCCCCAGGACGATCCGAGCTTCGTCGACGAGACCCCGACGACCACCACCGAGCCGGCGACACCCGACCCGAACGCAGGGGACTTCGGCCTTCCCCCCCGCAGCACCACCACGCTCGCTCCGAACACCGCAGCCGGCGCCGGTCCGGCGGCCACCCCGCCCGGCGACAGCGGCGGCTCGTTCCCCGCGGCCGTCGCCGCGGTCCTCCTCGGCATCGTCGCGCTCGTCGGGTTCGTCCCTGCGGTGCAGTTCCTGCGTCGACGTCGCCGACTCGGTCTCGTCGCCGCCGACCCCGTCGGGCGCGGCGAAGTCGCCTGGGACGACGCCGTCGGGGCGTTGCGCCTGCTCGGACTCACCGGCTCCCCCGATCAGACCCCGCACGAGTTCGCGTCGATGGCCGAATCGCGGCGCCGCGAGATCGGTCCGATCCGGCTCCTGGCGGATCAGGTCACCGCATTGCGCTACTCCGAGGGGGCCGACGCCGTCACCCACGCACTCGCGGCGCAGGAGTCGGCGGCCGAGATCGTGGGCCGCTGCCGACGCCAGGTGGGTCGGACCCGCCTGCTCGGCGAGGCACTCGATCCCCGCACACTTCTCAGACCGGCTCCGGCGCCGCTGTCGCTGCGGGCGGCGGGAGGCTGATCAGTCGAGATCGTCGGGCCGCTGGAACCGCTCGCGCATCCGCGAGCCCGCACCGCCGAGCGCATCGCCGAACCCGCCGCCGCGAAAACTCTGCGTCATCTGCTCGAGGCCGACCCGGCCCAGCTTGCGGGCGTTGTTCTCGAACCAGAGCAGGCTGGCGAGCATCAAGAGGAAACCCCCGAAGGCGAGAATGAACGAGGTCGACAGCAACGCCACCATCAACACGGCGCCGACGACGAACCCGAGCGACGCCCACTTCAGGTTGCGGAACGCGTGGGTGTAGACGGTCGTCTGCGCGACCTCGCGAGCGAGCGCGGGATCGGACTCATACAAGTGATCTTCGATCTCGCTGAGGATGCGTTGTTCGTCCTCGGAAAGCGGCACCGACCTACTCCTCCAGCCCTGACCTTCTGGCGTCCAGTGTCGCACAGCGCCCACCCTTGGACAACGCGCGTGCCCGTTCGATTTCCCGAATCCTCGAATCGGGTTCGCGCGCAGCACGTCGGATGATCACGATGCCGACGTCGTCCCCGGTCCCCATTGCTGCTGTCCGACCTCGAACCGGCGGAGTCCCTCGCCCTTCGCGGCGAGCGCTGCCGGCCCGATCGCGCTCGAACCGAACCTCTCCCGTATCTCGTCGACGACGCTGTCGGCGTCACTCCAGGCCGGACCGGCCACCTCGTCGAGGGTCAACTGCCGAACGGATCCGTCGACCAGTTGCGACAGGCTCACGCCGAGCAGGCGAACCCCCGGGGTCGGGTCGAGCCGGCGAAGCATGGCCTCGGCCTCGATGCCGATGGCTCGGGCGCCGTCGAGCGGTTCGGGCGTCGTGACGGAGCGGGTGATCGTCGTGAAGTCGGCGAACCGGACCTTGATGGTCACCGTTCGGCCCATCACGGCGGCGGAGCGAAGCCGACCTGCCACGGCGTCCGCCATCCGCATCAGTTGGGGACGCAGGTCGTCGTGGGTGCACAGGTCACGGGCGAACGTCTCCTCGTGTCCGATCGACTTCAGTTCCTGATCGACCACCACCGGTCGGTCGTCGCGCGCCTGCGCCAGTGCGTGGAGATGGGCACCGGCCGCCTTTCCGACACTCGCCTCGATCCGGCGACGGGGTTGGGCAGCGAGGTCGCCGACCGTCTCGATCCCCAGGCTCGAGAGACGACGCCCTGTCGCAGGGCCGACCCCCCAGAGATCACGCACCGGCATCGGATGCAGGAAGTCGAGTTCGGAACCCGGCTCGACGACGTGGACACCGGAGCCGAAGACGGGACCGCGCCGCGATGCCGTCGGCTTCGCCCGCTCGGTCGCCAACTTGGCGAGGAACTTGTTGGTGGCGACGCCGACCGAGCAGGTCAGATGCTGCTCAGCCAGCACCCGCGCCCTGATGGCCGCCGCGATCTCGGCCGCGCGCTCCTCCCCGTGCAGGGCGCCGCGCACATCCAGGAAGGCCTCGTCGAGCGACAGGGGTTCGACCCACGGCGTGACGTCGCGCAGGATCGTCATGACCTCACGGCTGACCTCGGCATAGTGCGCGTGGTCGCCGGGAAGGAACACCGCATGGGGGCACAGCCGGCGAGCCCTCGTCGACGGCATCGCCGAACGGATCCCGAAGACGCGCGCCTCGTAGCTCGCAGCGGCGACGACGCCGCGATCGCCGGTGCCTCCGACCACAACCGGCTGACCCCGCAGCTCGGGCCGCCTCCGGAGCTCGATGGACGCGAAGAATGCGTCCATGTCGACATGGATGAAACCGAGTGTGCCGTCGGGCGGGCGACCGGCCGTGCTCACGGCTGGATGCGTTCGGCGGACATCTCGGCGGGCACCCGTCCGAGCGCTCGGTACGCGAAGTGTCGGCTCTCTCGCCATGGTTCCGCGATCCAGCGACGCATCGGCTCGGCGACCCAGGGCGGGCTGGCGCCGAGGCGGTCGTGGACCGTCGCCGCGTCGAGGAAGTCGGCCTCGATCACGATGCCGTCCGGATCGTCGACGACGATGTCGCCGAGGTAGGCCTCGGCGAGATGCACCTCGACCTCGAGGTGCATCTCCAGATCGACGAAGTGCACCTCGGTCGTCCAGCACAACTGTGACCAGGTGGCGACGGCCAGACCGGTCTCCTCTTCCACTTCGCGGCTCAGCGCGCCGAGCAGCGTCTCGCCGGCATCGACGACACCGCCCGGCGTCGACCAGTCGATCCGGCCGTCGCGACGACGGTTGGCGACGAGAAGGAGACCGTCGTCGTTGGTGATCAGGCCGCCGGCCACCTTCCATTGCCGCATGCCCTCAGCATGCCAGCCACAGCCCCGCCGGGGGCGTTCAGCTGTCCGCGTTGAACTCCACCGCGCCACCGGCGCCGAGTTCGGTCTGCACCGGCGCGATCTCGATGGCGGGCGTCGAGATGCGAGCGGCGCCGAGTTCGGTCGACACCCCGACCGGCGCCGCGGGCGGCGCGTCCCGGTCGGCGACGAGGACCAGTGTCCCCATACCGGTCGCGGCGATGACGACGCCGACGAGCGGAAGCAGCAGCTGGCGCCGAATCCGCCGCTGGTCGGCCGCGACGTCGGACCCTGAGTTCATGAGGCGGCGGAGTCGGGCATCGACGTCGTCGCCGGCGAGGGACAGGGCGACGGACAGCACGTCGACGTCGACATCGCGCAGCTGCAACGGTGTGCCGACCGACAGATCCCGCAGGCGGTAGACGAGTGCCAGGTAGCGGGTCAGGATCGCGTCGGGTCCGAAGCTCGGGTCGACGTCGATGTCGGTGCGGTTGACGGCGATGCGCCCCTCGTCCAGGTCGATGACCAGCTGCGAGCGTTCGGGTACCAGTCCGGCGCCGGCGATGCCGTAGGCGTCGACCAGGGCGGCCAGCATCGGCTCGTCGAGATCCCGACGACCGTGCTCGACGTCGTCCAACTCCACGACCGAGAGGCCTGCCCCCGACGCGAGATCGGCCAACTCCCGACCCGCGGCCAGGCGAGCCTGGCGGAGCAGAGCGCCGAGACGGCGCGGCGGAACGAGACTCGTGGTCGTGCTCATACCCTCACGGGTCGGCAGTCAGCGGCGGAATCTGAGCAGGCGGTCGCGCACGCCCCACCAGGTGACGAGCACGAGTGCCTCGACCACGATCCGGCTCGACATCTTCGAGGTGCCACGCACCCGGTCGACGAACTGGATCGGCACTTCCTCGACCGTGCCGCCGCTCTGCAGCACGCGATGGGCCATCTCGATCTGGAAGCCGTAGCCGTCGGCGCGCACCGTCTGGAAGTCGATCTTCGCGAGGGCGCTCGAGGCGTAGGCCCGAAAGCCGCTCGTCGCATCGTTCACACCGATTCCGAGCACGCGGGATGCGTAGCGGTTGCCCCATTTCGACAATGCACGACGATGCCACTTCCAGTCGGGAATGGACCCACCTGCGATGTAGCGGCTGCCGATCGCCAGGTCGGCGCCCGCCTCGACCGCGGCGAGCAGCGACGGCAGCGCCGCGGGATCGTGCTGGAGGTCGCTGTCCATCTCGACCATCACGTCGAAGCCGTGGATCAGGCCGTGGCGGAAGCCGTCGCGATACGCGGACCCCAGACCGGACTTCGACGGTCGCCGCATGACTTCGACATTGCCGATCTCGGCATCCATCGACTCGGCGATGTCGGCGGTGCCGTCGGGCGAGCCATCGTCCACCACGAGCACGCTGGCATCGGGGCATGCGGCGCGCAGCAGGCGAAGCACCTCCCGGATGTTCGCCGCCTCGTCGTATGTGGGAAGAACTACCAGGGCACGCACCGCCGGGAACTCTATCCTGGGGCACCGGAGGGGCGCGCCGCCTCGGTCCGTGCCGTCTCGCGTCGGTAGGCTGCGGCCGTGGCTTCCTCCTCCCCCAACCCGTCGACCGCCGGGTCACCACAGACCGCCGCGCCACCGCTGCTGGCTCGGGTCCTCGCGATCATCTCGATCCTCATCGGCGGACTGTGCGGCGGCCTGATCGGCTTCGCGGTGACCGACGTGTCGTGCACCGACGGGTGCACGACGACCGCCGGCGTCGTCGGATTCGCGAGCGCGATCGGCTGTGCGCTCGGGGTCGCCGTCGTGGCCGTGCTCGCGCTACGAGCAATGGCCGAGTGGGACGAGAAGGAAACCCGCCGCCGAGCCCACGAAGAATGAGCGCCCGCCCCGACGAGCCGCTCGCGCACGGGTTGCTCGCGCTCGCGGATCGTGCCATCGACCTGGTGGTACCCGGCCTCCGCGAGGCCCTCCACACGATGGACCTCGATGCCGGCACGAAGTCGAGCCAGACCGACCTCGTGACCGAGTTCGACACCTGGTCCGAACGCACGATCGTCGATGCGATCACCGCGGCTCGACCCGACGACGGCTTTCTCGGCGAGGAAGGCGCCCGCGTCGAGGGGTCGACCGGCGTCGTCTGGCTCATCGACCCGATCGACGGGACGACCAATTTCGTCTACGACCTCCCGGGCTGCTCCGTGTCGATCGCCGCGTCGGTCGACGGTGTGATGACGGTCGGTGCGGTCCACGACCTGGTACGCGACGAGCGCTTCCGGGCGACGCTGGGCGGTGGCGCGACCCGCAACCACGAACCGATCGCCGTGAGCCGGCGGCGCGACCTCGCGACCTCTCTCGTCGCGACCGGCTTCTCCTACGACGCCGACCGTCGCAGAGCCCAGGCCGCCGCCCTCACGATCCTGCTTCCCCAGGTGCGCGACATCCGCCGTCTCGGCGGTGCCGCCGTCGACCTCTGCGCGCTGGCGTGCGGACGTGTCGACGCGTACTACGAGCGAGGACTGCAACCGTGGGACTCGGCCGCCGGGGCCCTGATCGCCACCGAGGCCGGCGCGGTGCTCGAGGATCGATCCGCCCTCGACGGCGCTCTGGTCGGCGCGGCACCGGGCATCTCCGAAGATTTCTTTTTGCTCGTTGATGCGGCAGGAGGCCACACCGCCTGAGCCGATTCGC encodes:
- a CDS encoding DNA polymerase IV, with the translated sequence MSTAGRPPDGTLGFIHVDMDAFFASIELRRRPELRGQPVVVGGTGDRGVVAAASYEARVFGIRSAMPSTRARRLCPHAVFLPGDHAHYAEVSREVMTILRDVTPWVEPLSLDEAFLDVRGALHGEERAAEIAAAIRARVLAEQHLTCSVGVATNKFLAKLATERAKPTASRRGPVFGSGVHVVEPGSELDFLHPMPVRDLWGVGPATGRRLSSLGIETVGDLAAQPRRRIEASVGKAAGAHLHALAQARDDRPVVVDQELKSIGHEETFARDLCTHDDLRPQLMRMADAVAGRLRSAAVMGRTVTIKVRFADFTTITRSVTTPEPLDGARAIGIEAEAMLRRLDPTPGVRLLGVSLSQLVDGSVRQLTLDEVAGPAWSDADSVVDEIRERFGSSAIGPAALAAKGEGLRRFEVGQQQWGPGTTSAS
- a CDS encoding HNH endonuclease, whose amino-acid sequence is MAGVLVLNATFEPLSVVPTRRAVCLILAEKVELLHASGRRIRSERLALDEPSVVRLSRYVHVPYPTHRAPNRRGVLVRDAHTCQYCGVHAETVDHVVPRSRGGGHTWDNVVAACHRCNGTKRDRLLGETTMRLTRRPGPPPPSTWIEVAAGSVPHVWARYLTADRRSA
- a CDS encoding DUF58 domain-containing protein, giving the protein MPTRAGWGVLTAGIVMLLAGRIVGGLEFMVPGAAAILAVVGAVVVRRLRPSRIAIAKQLTPPRVPAGDPARVDLEIINRSKHRSPLLRLHDEVTGTRGVQLSIASLPGEGSARGAYRLPTTRRGVLALGPTRIDDVDPLGLARRSHVLESTVRLIVHPLIEAIPVRRVPSGDDPLLGEELRRSLGLSDEEFDGLRPYSPGDDLRRIHWASSARQDELQVRQFRPPRHGRLTVAIDTRPPGDSPEALDITTSIAASITASVLAAGDATRVETTDGRSTPLVHGNAQLDHILEFLALLEDGSPTVHPAVPTDAGTVVVVTTDATIAADRAARQTLAQRLRARIVITCDATAWGSADTGHSSGDWIHLTGPGQLAALWRLEHHRSAATL
- a CDS encoding DUF3040 domain-containing protein, with the protein product MPLSEDEQRILSEIEDHLYESDPALAREVAQTTVYTHAFRNLKWASLGFVVGAVLMVALLSTSFILAFGGFLLMLASLLWFENNARKLGRVGLEQMTQSFRGGGFGDALGGAGSRMRERFQRPDDLD
- a CDS encoding helix-turn-helix transcriptional regulator, whose amino-acid sequence is MSTTTSLVPPRRLGALLRQARLAAGRELADLASGAGLSVVELDDVEHGRRDLDEPMLAALVDAYGIAGAGLVPERSQLVIDLDEGRIAVNRTDIDVDPSFGPDAILTRYLALVYRLRDLSVGTPLQLRDVDVDVLSVALSLAGDDVDARLRRLMNSGSDVAADQRRIRRQLLLPLVGVVIAATGMGTLVLVADRDAPPAAPVGVSTELGAARISTPAIEIAPVQTELGAGGAVEFNADS
- a CDS encoding DUF3488 and transglutaminase-like domain-containing protein; this translates as MSLRRNVLLAAEIALVALTIVASISLERLFADTSFLRDLLILAVGSHTVAAVCRRAQLSMIWATVISGLSLVVLATAVFYPDNSALVFPTAETLRLLGDDLREAWRVFGEDAAPVPPLRGFLVTTSVLTWYGVFLADWAAFRLRSPLEAVAPATALFVFASLMGVDRNEIAHGMLFAGGVLAVLLTMRAERQVREEVWVAGGASAGVQSTLRIGGAAGVVVVILAALVAPQVPGATAQPLIDITSINDGPETRSVLSPLVEVSASLVNQRDVELFSVRVDRDRQDYWRMMALTRFEDEIWRRSSNFDEARGAVDSNIDATVPTNPVIQEFTITGLGNIYLPAAYELSEVIDNGGIDLEYEVATGALVVERGLDQIPRGLTYTVESQVPDYSPGDLPADATEGLSRGFVEEHTQLPPSCATGESTLDTGCWPTEVSDLAAEIVADATTDYERVRALQSFFLDPARFTYDIDVALRHDINSMTEFLDRGRGYCEQFASTFAAMARSLGIPSRVAVGFTWGEWSPTRNEFVVRGEHAHAWPEIYFAGVGWVIFDPTPGRSRGLDGDITGLDTPQQTGPQDDPSFVDETPTTTTEPATPDPNAGDFGLPPRSTTTLAPNTAAGAGPAATPPGDSGGSFPAAVAAVLLGIVALVGFVPAVQFLRRRRRLGLVAADPVGRGEVAWDDAVGALRLLGLTGSPDQTPHEFASMAESRRREIGPIRLLADQVTALRYSEGADAVTHALAAQESAAEIVGRCRRQVGRTRLLGEALDPRTLLRPAPAPLSLRAAGG
- a CDS encoding MoxR family ATPase, coding for MTTTDEHPEAARGGHATSHGACEGFAERFTSIRHNVERVVRGKTDVIHLMVLALVCDGHVLVEDVPGVGKTSLGKALARSVDGKFGRVQFTPDLLPTDVTGVSVWNRSQDAFEFRPGPIFSDVLLADEINRASPKTQSALLEAMAERQVTSDGVTHLLGSPFMVIATQNPIEHEGTYALPEAQLDRFLMRLSIGYPAREAEATILESQGGTTHLADTLPPVVTAAEVCEMSESVENVYVAPALRSYLLDLAEATRRHGSLSLGLSPRGVLALQRVARAQAASQGRTYATPDDVKALARVVMPHRLLVTPEVRMRGVKPSDIVAEILDGVPVPRPESS
- a CDS encoding NUDIX hydrolase produces the protein MRQWKVAGGLITNDDGLLLVANRRRDGRIDWSTPGGVVDAGETLLGALSREVEEETGLAVATWSQLCWTTEVHFVDLEMHLEVEVHLAEAYLGDIVVDDPDGIVIEADFLDAATVHDRLGASPPWVAEPMRRWIAEPWRESRHFAYRALGRVPAEMSAERIQP
- a CDS encoding ROK family protein, yielding MAADVPDTALAIDIGGTKFEVALVGIDGRVRDRARVASTGATDGEELFDRLAGLIAGIDLSGVDVCGVGSGGPMRAGGVAVSPLNITAWRDFPLHGRIADLTGLPTFVDNDAKALALAEGWKGAARGVRNYIGMVVSTGVGGGIVLDGRLLDGNEGNAGHIGHMVVEPNGTSLPGHVQGVLEAEASGTGIAFRTGAPAEEADDDERIRAGTMVGRAVGSVANLLDLQLAVVAGSVALGYGEIFFAAAQAEIDRVATLQHSMGTVIRPAALGADGPLVGAAAVGFVGLGIDVLGNETDATIDG